A single window of Chloracidobacterium sp. DNA harbors:
- a CDS encoding MFS transporter — protein MTQTPVKYRWAIVVVATLALVVSNGLAIGGLPPFYKPIREEFVAIGAIDAARAESFIANAANITFLMSGVFSVIGGWLITKFRLRPMMLVGCGLLGTGLIVHSQAFTAEMVYAARLLMGASLGFVGVAPCVVLVSNWFDKGRGTALGIVLTGTSLGGFLIPLVAAPLIANYGWRYAMLAFSSLVWLALLPAIILLVKEPAANAQVSDQAVSADGMTLGEAVRTPLFWAFAACAALVFYPIFATSQQFILYLQTPKIGVSAETAAFAQSALFAISIGGKFLAGYLSDKFRAVRVIVACSLVMFAASLVLLGLTAANSIFFLLPFALGYGGTFVLLQRLAADFFGRREIGKILGLITLIEVTGAAIGGRITGYLADQNNGDYTTAFYGVTIAAALAFIMTIAIYFLSNNRVRESKS, from the coding sequence ATGACCCAAACCCCCGTCAAATATCGCTGGGCGATCGTCGTGGTCGCAACGCTCGCTCTCGTTGTCAGCAACGGCCTGGCGATCGGCGGCCTGCCGCCGTTTTACAAGCCGATTCGCGAAGAGTTTGTCGCCATTGGTGCGATCGATGCTGCACGAGCCGAAAGCTTTATCGCAAATGCCGCGAATATCACATTTCTGATGTCGGGCGTCTTCTCTGTGATCGGCGGATGGCTGATCACAAAGTTTCGGCTGAGGCCGATGATGCTGGTCGGTTGCGGATTGTTGGGCACAGGCTTGATCGTTCATTCGCAGGCGTTTACGGCAGAGATGGTGTACGCCGCAAGGCTTCTGATGGGCGCATCGCTGGGGTTTGTCGGCGTTGCACCGTGCGTCGTATTGGTTTCAAACTGGTTCGACAAGGGCCGCGGAACCGCTCTCGGAATTGTGTTGACCGGCACGAGTCTTGGTGGGTTTTTAATACCGCTCGTAGCGGCACCGCTGATCGCCAACTATGGTTGGCGATATGCGATGCTGGCCTTTAGTTCGCTAGTTTGGCTAGCTCTGCTTCCGGCGATCATTCTCTTGGTCAAAGAGCCCGCCGCGAATGCTCAGGTCTCTGACCAAGCAGTTAGTGCCGACGGAATGACTCTTGGGGAAGCGGTACGGACGCCCTTGTTTTGGGCGTTTGCGGCGTGTGCGGCACTTGTCTTTTATCCGATCTTTGCGACCAGCCAGCAGTTTATCTTGTACCTGCAAACGCCGAAGATCGGGGTTTCGGCGGAGACGGCAGCGTTTGCACAGTCGGCATTGTTTGCCATAAGTATCGGCGGCAAATTCCTCGCCGGGTACCTGAGCGATAAGTTTCGTGCGGTTCGCGTTATAGTCGCGTGTTCGCTAGTGATGTTTGCGGCATCGCTGGTGCTTCTGGGATTGACGGCGGCAAACTCGATCTTCTTTTTGCTACCTTTTGCACTCGGTTATGGTGGTACATTCGTGCTGCTCCAACGCCTCGCCGCGGACTTTTTCGGCCGCCGTGAGATCGGCAAGATTCTCGGGCTGATTACTCTGATCGAAGTCACCGGTGCCGCCATCGGAGGCCGCATTACCGGCTACCTCGCCGACCAAAACAACGGCGACTACACCACCGCCTTCTACGGAGTAACCATCGCCGCCGCCCTCGCTTTTATCATGACGATCGCGATTTATTTCTTAAGTAACAATCGTGTGCGGGAGTCAAAATCGTGA
- the polA gene encoding DNA polymerase I: MKRVFLIDSMSHIFRAFFAPMGMRQEPMRNSKGQVTQAVFVFTNMLRKLLNDEKPDYVAAVFDTAAPTFRHDSFDAYKANREAMPDDLASQLPFIVRVCEAFNIPILKMDGFEADDIIGTLANECAAKGMQAVIVSNDKDLCQLVRDPYVVAMRQNSQNLKRKVPVPPIEWCDEAWVKNKFGLPPDKIVDLLGLMGDAVDNIPGAPGIGEKGALKLVLEYGSALGAMENAEKITHKTYRESLQNNQDIIRQSLELATVHTSVPISLDIEALKAQKPNRDLAYELFRELEFKTLTNEFSGPDTASRIKAATSSDGGLFDTQPRNSSDVSSKYLVVNSSSLLDEMIGRLIETPQWSFHVNDSNANEKASCFEKPAPHGIGFGLGNGEAFYVDLDGFAGGRIEALRQLNYILTSENYIKSVYDEKRNFGSLLGLGIRPAGVKDDVLIAAYLLESTRTSYPIPFLAQIYSDIDAQHTVPEGFDEAAFRTAENADFVARLAPILSERLRENSLETLYKDVELPLIPILIDIELTGMKIDGESLTIFSEFISKELESLREKITTIAGREFNIGSPKQVGEIFSELNIETGRKTATGQISTSHDVLVELAETYEIAQHIIDYRELDKLRATYADALPKMIASDGRIHGCLNQTVAATGRLSSTEPNLQNIPVRTELGQRIRKAFIPEAGNKLISADYSQLELRILAHITRDPRMLEAYKNNEDIHSQTARLVFGAKDEKELKEKRRLAKIVNFGIAYAVEAFGLSQRVGISRSEAKQVIADYFETYKGIREYMDRTPLEAREKGYITSLFGRRRHFPSINDRNFAVRSRAEREAINMPIQGTASDIVKIAMIRVAAALKAEKLATKMIMQVHDELLFEGPASEVDAAKVLIKREMESAATLDVPLVVEIGVGDDWMSAK; the protein is encoded by the coding sequence ATGAAAAGAGTATTTCTGATCGACTCGATGTCTCATATATTCCGTGCTTTCTTTGCTCCGATGGGTATGCGTCAGGAACCTATGCGGAATAGCAAGGGCCAGGTGACCCAGGCGGTATTCGTGTTTACAAATATGCTCCGAAAGCTTTTGAATGACGAAAAGCCTGACTACGTTGCGGCCGTCTTCGATACCGCCGCCCCAACGTTTCGTCACGATTCGTTCGATGCATACAAGGCTAACCGCGAGGCAATGCCCGATGATCTCGCTTCACAACTGCCCTTTATTGTTCGCGTTTGTGAAGCATTTAATATACCGATCCTGAAAATGGACGGATTTGAGGCCGACGATATTATCGGCACGCTTGCTAACGAATGCGCGGCCAAGGGAATGCAGGCTGTCATCGTTTCCAACGACAAGGATCTATGCCAACTCGTACGCGACCCATATGTGGTCGCAATGCGGCAAAACTCACAGAATCTTAAACGCAAAGTGCCTGTTCCACCGATCGAGTGGTGCGACGAAGCTTGGGTCAAAAATAAGTTTGGCTTGCCTCCGGATAAGATCGTCGACCTTCTCGGCCTGATGGGCGATGCGGTCGACAACATTCCCGGTGCTCCGGGAATCGGCGAAAAGGGAGCCCTAAAGCTTGTGCTCGAATACGGCTCGGCACTCGGCGCGATGGAGAACGCTGAAAAGATTACGCACAAGACCTATCGCGAGAGTCTTCAAAACAATCAGGACATCATCCGACAATCGCTCGAGCTAGCCACCGTTCACACATCTGTCCCGATCAGCCTCGACATCGAGGCTCTAAAAGCCCAGAAGCCTAACCGAGATCTCGCGTACGAACTGTTTCGTGAACTCGAATTCAAGACACTGACTAACGAGTTTTCAGGTCCCGACACCGCGTCAAGGATCAAGGCAGCCACGAGTTCTGATGGTGGTCTTTTTGATACGCAGCCGAGGAACTCCTCCGACGTCAGCAGCAAGTATTTGGTTGTGAATAGCAGTAGTTTGTTGGACGAGATGATCGGGCGGCTTATTGAGACGCCGCAATGGAGCTTTCACGTAAATGATTCGAATGCTAACGAAAAAGCCAGTTGCTTTGAAAAACCTGCTCCACACGGGATCGGATTCGGCCTCGGAAACGGCGAGGCATTTTACGTTGATCTTGACGGATTTGCCGGCGGCCGGATCGAAGCTCTCCGTCAGCTTAATTATATTCTGACAAGCGAGAACTACATCAAATCGGTCTATGACGAAAAGCGGAATTTCGGCTCGCTTCTTGGATTGGGGATTCGCCCCGCAGGAGTAAAGGATGACGTTCTGATCGCGGCATATCTACTCGAATCGACGCGGACTAGCTATCCGATCCCATTTCTTGCTCAGATATATTCTGATATCGACGCTCAACATACGGTGCCCGAGGGATTTGACGAGGCCGCATTCCGCACTGCTGAAAATGCGGACTTCGTGGCCCGACTTGCACCGATCCTTAGCGAAAGACTTCGCGAGAACAGCCTCGAAACATTGTACAAAGACGTCGAATTGCCACTGATACCGATCCTCATCGACATCGAACTGACAGGTATGAAGATCGACGGTGAGAGCCTTACTATCTTTTCGGAATTTATTTCGAAAGAGCTTGAATCGCTTCGCGAAAAGATCACGACGATCGCCGGACGCGAATTTAATATCGGATCGCCCAAACAGGTCGGCGAGATATTTAGTGAACTCAATATCGAGACTGGCCGCAAGACCGCGACCGGACAGATTTCGACAAGTCACGACGTCCTCGTCGAACTCGCTGAGACGTACGAGATCGCCCAACACATCATTGATTACCGCGAACTCGATAAACTCCGGGCGACCTACGCTGACGCATTGCCTAAAATGATCGCGTCGGACGGCCGAATTCACGGCTGTCTGAATCAAACCGTGGCCGCGACGGGCAGGCTTAGCTCGACCGAACCCAACCTGCAGAACATTCCTGTTCGCACGGAACTCGGTCAGCGAATTCGCAAGGCGTTTATTCCCGAAGCAGGCAACAAGCTCATCTCCGCCGACTATTCGCAGCTCGAGCTCCGCATCCTTGCCCACATCACGCGAGATCCGCGAATGCTGGAGGCGTATAAGAATAACGAGGACATCCACTCGCAAACCGCACGACTCGTTTTTGGTGCAAAGGACGAAAAAGAGTTAAAAGAAAAGCGTCGTCTGGCTAAGATCGTCAATTTTGGTATAGCTTACGCGGTCGAGGCTTTCGGTCTGTCGCAACGTGTCGGTATCAGTCGATCTGAGGCGAAGCAGGTCATCGCGGACTATTTCGAGACCTACAAGGGCATTCGCGAATATATGGATCGAACCCCGTTGGAAGCTCGTGAAAAGGGATACATCACATCGCTGTTCGGTCGCCGGCGGCACTTCCCTTCGATCAACGACCGCAACTTTGCCGTACGCTCGCGTGCCGAACGCGAAGCCATTAATATGCCCATCCAGGGCACGGCCAGCGACATCGTCAAGATCGCGATGATCCGTGTCGCCGCCGCTCTGAAAGCAGAGAAACTCGCAACAAAGATGATAATGCAGGTTCACGACGAACTTTTGTTTGAGGGCCCGGCCTCGGAGGTCGACGCCGCTAAGGTCTTGATAAAACGCGAAATGGAATCCGCCGCCACCCTCGACGTCCCGCTCGTAGTCGAGATAGGCGTCGGCGACGACTGGATGAGTGCTAAGTAG
- a CDS encoding IS3 family transposase (programmed frameshift): MKRSKFSEGQVLGILKAVENGRKVAEVCREHSISDSTYFNWKAKYGGMTASEIKRLRELEEENAKLKAMYAEMSLENRALKGLIEKKALVTPLRREAVGYLKTEHELSERRACEAVLISRRVYRYSPQQRDDAALIEALGNLARDHPDLGFGKFYDLLKADGHGWNHKRVHRVYCEMKLNKRRKYKRRVPTRHPEPLTVPVSANQSWSADFMSDALGDGRRFRTFNVIDDHRREVLAIEIDLNLGSRRVIRVLDRLAETRGLPQRIRFDNGPEFTSVAVADWAEQNQVELAFIKPGRPMQNGYVERFNRTYRQAILDMYIFESLDQVRELTAKWIDFYNRRRPHDALGGMPPRASCGHVLLNPKTPI; the protein is encoded by the exons ATGAAGAGGAGTAAGTTTAGTGAAGGGCAGGTATTGGGGATATTGAAAGCGGTGGAGAACGGTCGGAAGGTGGCTGAGGTATGCCGCGAGCATTCGATCTCGGATTCGACGTATTTCAACTGGAAGGCGAAGTATGGCGGGATGACAGCGAGCGAGATCAAGAGGCTGCGGGAGCTTGAGGAAGAGAACGCAAAGCTGAAAGCGATGTACGCGGAGATGAGTTTAGAGAACCGAGCGTTGAAAGGACTGATCGAAAAAAAGGC GCTGGTGACGCCGTTGAGGCGAGAGGCGGTCGGGTATTTGAAAACGGAACATGAGCTTAGTGAGAGGCGTGCGTGTGAAGCGGTGTTGATATCGAGACGGGTGTATCGGTACTCGCCGCAACAAAGGGACGACGCGGCGTTGATCGAAGCTCTGGGCAATCTCGCCAGAGACCATCCCGATCTCGGATTTGGGAAGTTCTACGATCTGCTCAAAGCCGACGGGCACGGTTGGAACCACAAGCGTGTGCACCGTGTTTACTGCGAGATGAAGCTGAACAAGCGTCGAAAGTATAAGCGGCGTGTTCCGACGAGGCATCCTGAGCCATTGACGGTTCCCGTCAGTGCGAACCAAAGCTGGTCGGCGGATTTCATGAGCGATGCATTGGGTGACGGACGTCGGTTTCGCACCTTTAACGTGATCGACGACCACCGACGCGAGGTGCTGGCAATCGAGATCGATCTCAATCTCGGAAGCAGAAGGGTCATCAGAGTGCTTGACCGGCTCGCCGAAACGAGAGGCCTGCCGCAGCGGATCCGATTCGATAACGGACCGGAGTTCACGAGCGTAGCAGTCGCGGACTGGGCCGAGCAGAACCAGGTCGAGCTCGCGTTCATCAAACCCGGACGCCCAATGCAAAACGGCTACGTCGAGCGTTTTAACAGGACATATCGTCAGGCGATCCTCGATATGTATATCTTTGAAAGTTTGGACCAGGTACGAGAACTAACGGCCAAGTGGATCGATTTCTACAACCGCCGCCGGCCGCATGATGCTCTGGGAGGCATGCCTCCCAGAGCATCATGCGGACACGTTCTCCTTAACCCGAAAACTCCAATTTAG
- a CDS encoding tetratricopeptide repeat protein, translating to MVKRYALVLSFILFAWCQIAAQSKVDTLLVLPFENTSDKAEFNWVGESFADSLSNLLRVPNLNVISNDQRKMVQSKLRIPLTTLPSLATSLKLARETNATILVSGRYNIIPAQGDSAATINVTAKIVRVNEGRFMSEEMPDGRRITRDINLNDALGNLQSVQGQIAYQILYQRDKSLPFSQNQLIEAASKVPARAFEAYIKGLLTPPGEARENFLKNAIRLYAEASSDGTYSDAALELAHLYLGQRKFPDAINYFEQVINTQQQCRDKAKAENRVPQCNDDVYAEASFYIGLVHLQQFNFERSIAVLRPLAEDMKLTSVYNALGAIVVQASRAEKKNPARAAGLLNEGVELLKKAAEAATDDGNVKFNYGVSLYLSGNLKDAANQFRSAIVSNPRDGEAYYILSKTLGELKESTAGDMDNQARRYLTNNNRFATLETEWAKSRSITGIPLRVEQPSRKDFVAVILSRKQGAAVQPQMNESDTLLAQARTLVKNGQDDEAMAVLRRVLASEPMSAESYLLLGKIHLRRGDMDQAISSFKTSIFWDNRIIEAHVSLGKIYVEKGDCLQAKNYAASALEIDAENQEANGLQRLSERCSK from the coding sequence ATGGTCAAAAGATACGCGTTAGTTCTGAGCTTTATTCTGTTTGCGTGGTGCCAAATTGCGGCCCAGTCAAAGGTCGACACTCTTTTGGTTTTGCCATTTGAGAATACGTCAGACAAAGCTGAATTTAATTGGGTCGGTGAGAGTTTTGCTGATTCACTATCCAATCTTCTGCGTGTGCCGAATTTGAACGTCATCTCTAACGATCAGCGAAAGATGGTACAGTCAAAGCTTCGGATTCCTCTGACCACATTGCCGAGTCTCGCGACGTCACTGAAACTCGCACGCGAAACAAACGCCACTATACTGGTTTCCGGCCGTTACAATATCATTCCTGCACAGGGCGATTCTGCGGCCACGATCAATGTTACGGCGAAGATCGTCCGCGTGAATGAGGGTCGATTTATGAGTGAAGAGATGCCGGACGGGCGGCGAATCACACGGGACATCAACCTAAACGATGCCCTCGGCAACCTTCAATCAGTTCAGGGCCAGATCGCTTACCAAATACTCTACCAGCGTGATAAGTCGCTTCCGTTTTCACAAAATCAGCTGATCGAAGCAGCTAGCAAGGTGCCGGCACGGGCGTTCGAGGCCTATATTAAAGGACTTCTGACACCGCCGGGTGAGGCTCGAGAAAACTTCTTAAAGAACGCGATCCGGCTTTATGCCGAGGCGTCGTCGGATGGAACCTATTCTGACGCGGCACTCGAACTCGCCCATCTGTATCTGGGCCAACGCAAATTTCCTGATGCCATTAATTACTTTGAACAAGTAATAAATACCCAGCAACAATGTCGTGACAAGGCCAAGGCCGAAAATCGAGTGCCGCAGTGTAATGACGATGTATATGCCGAAGCATCGTTCTATATAGGACTCGTGCATTTACAGCAGTTTAATTTTGAAAGATCAATTGCCGTGTTGAGACCATTGGCCGAGGATATGAAATTGACGAGCGTTTACAACGCGCTCGGTGCGATCGTCGTTCAAGCCTCGCGGGCCGAAAAGAAGAATCCGGCGCGAGCCGCCGGATTGCTTAACGAAGGCGTCGAATTGCTAAAGAAGGCCGCCGAAGCTGCGACGGACGATGGCAATGTTAAATTCAATTATGGGGTTTCGCTATACCTAAGCGGTAATCTGAAGGATGCTGCAAATCAATTTCGCTCGGCAATAGTTTCGAATCCAAGAGACGGTGAAGCGTATTATATTTTGTCTAAGACGCTGGGCGAGCTTAAAGAATCGACAGCGGGTGATATGGACAACCAGGCTCGACGCTACCTGACAAACAATAACCGATTTGCCACGCTCGAAACAGAGTGGGCCAAATCCAGATCCATAACAGGAATACCGCTCAGGGTGGAACAGCCTTCGCGCAAGGATTTCGTTGCGGTTATCTTGAGCCGCAAGCAGGGCGCGGCCGTCCAACCGCAAATGAACGAATCCGACACACTGCTTGCCCAGGCACGAACGCTGGTCAAAAATGGTCAGGACGACGAGGCGATGGCCGTTCTGCGGCGGGTTTTGGCAAGCGAACCGATGAGCGCCGAAAGCTATCTGTTGCTCGGGAAGATCCATCTTCGGCGCGGAGATATGGACCAGGCGATCAGTTCGTTCAAGACATCGATATTCTGGGACAATCGTATTATTGAGGCGCACGTTTCGCTTGGCAAGATCTACGTAGAAAAGGGCGACTGCCTACAGGCAAAAAACTATGCCGCCTCTGCGTTGGAGATAGACGCGGAAAATCAAGAAGCCAATGGGTTACAACGTTTGTCAGAAAGGTGCTCGAAATAG